Proteins encoded within one genomic window of Macrotis lagotis isolate mMagLag1 chromosome 3, bilby.v1.9.chrom.fasta, whole genome shotgun sequence:
- the NR1H3 gene encoding oxysterols receptor LXR-alpha isoform X1 gives MSSWLGPPVPNITPDSVVELWKTETEDVVDSLGKVGSNFILGEEVSTSLPSGEDSEMGQNAGPTSVLFPCSEVHPESTERRPLKRKKGPAPKMLGNEVCSVCGDKASGFHYNVLSCEGCKGFFRRSVIKGARYTCHSGGHCPMDTYMRRKCQECRLRKCRQAGMREQCVLSEEQIRLKKLKRQEEEQGQASQALTPQAPSPPLALPQLSPEQRGMIEKLVAAQQQCNQRSFSDRLRVTPWPLAPDPQSREARQQRFAHFTELAIVSVQEIVDFAKQLPGFLQLSREDQIALLKTSTIEVMLLETSRRYNPGSESITFLKDFSYNRDDFAKAGLQVEFINPIFEFSRAMNELQLNDAEFALLIAISIFSADRPNVQDQIQVERLQHTYVEALHAYVSIHHPNDPLMFPRMLMKLVSLRTLSSVHSEQVFALRLQDKKLPPLLSEIWDVQE, from the exons ATTCGGTTGTGGAACTGTGGAAGACTGAGACTGAAGATGTGGTGGACAGCCTGGGAAAGGTTGGCAGCAACTTCATCCTTGGGGAGGAAGTCAGTACTTCTCTTCCCAGTGGGGAAGACTCAGAGATGGGGCAGAATGCAGGACCCACATCCGTCTTGTTCCCCTGCTCAGAGGTTCATCCAGAGTCCACAG AGCGGCGGCCcctgaagaggaaaaagggaCCAGCCCCCAAGATGCTGGGGAACGAGGTCTGCAGTGTTTGTGGGGACAAGGCCTCTGGCTTCCACTACAACGTCTTGAGCTGTGAGGGGTGCAAGGGCTTCTTCCGCCGCAGTGTGATCAAGGGTGCCCGCTACACCTGCCACAGTGGCGGACACTGCCCCATGGACACCTACATGCGCAGGAAGTGCCAGGAATGCCGCCTGCGGAAGTGTCGCCAGGCGGGCATGCGGGAGCAGT GTGTCCTCTCGGAGGAGCAGATCCGCCTGAAGAAACTAAAGCGTCAGGAGGAAGAGCAAGGCCAGGCCTCACAGGCCCTGACCCCGCAGGCCCCCTCCCCACCTCTGGCCCTGCCCCAGCTCAGCCCCGAGCAGCGGGGCATGATCGAGAAGCTGGTGGCCGCCCAGCAGCAGTGTAACCAACGGTCCTTCTCTGACCGCCTCCGGGTCACG CCCTGGCCTCTGGCGCCAGACCCACAGAGCCGTGAGGCTCGGCAACAGCGTTTTGCCCACTTCACGGAGCTGGCCATCGTCTCAGTACAGGAGATTGTGGACTTTGCCAAACAGCTGCCCGGCTTCCTGCAGCTTAGCAGGGAAGACCAGATTGCCCTGCTCAAGACATCTACCATTGAG GTGATGCTTCTGGAGACATCCCGGAGATACAACCCTGGCAGTGAGAGCATCACCTTCCTCAAGGATTTCAGCTATAACCGAGATGATTTTGCCAAGGCAG GGCTGCAGGTGGAGTTCATCAACCCCATCTTTGAGTTCTCCCGAGCCATGAACGAGCTTCAGCTGAACGATGCCGAGTTTGCCCTGCTCATCGCCATCAGCATCTTCTCTGCAG ACAGGCCCAACGTCCAGGACCAGATTCAGGTGGAGAGGCTGCAGCACACCTACGTGGAGGCCCTGCACGCCTACGTCTCCATCCACCACCCGAAC GACCCCTTGATGTTCCCCCGGATGCTCATGAAGCTGGTGAGCCTCCGCACGCTGAGCAGCGTCCACTCGGAGCAGGTGTTCGCCCTGCGCTTGCAGGACAAAAAGCTGCCACCTCTGCTCTCCGAGATCTGGGATGTGCAGGAGTGA
- the NR1H3 gene encoding oxysterols receptor LXR-alpha isoform X2: protein MSSWLGPPVPNITPDSVVELWKTETEDVVDSLGKVGSNFILGEEVSTSLPSGEDSEMGQNAGPTSVLFPCSEVHPESTERRPLKRKKGPAPKMLGNEVCSVCGDKASGFHYNVLSCEGCKGFFRRSVIKGARYTCHSGGHCPMDTYMRRKCQECRLRKCRQAGMREQCVLSEEQIRLKKLKRQEEEQGQASQALTPQAPSPPLALPQLSPEQRGMIEKLVAAQQQCNQRSFSDRLRVTPWPLAPDPQSREARQQRFAHFTELAIVSVQEIVDFAKQLPGFLQLSREDQIALLKTSTIEVMLLETSRRYNPGSESITFLKDFSYNRDDFAKAGLQVEFINPIFEFSRAMNELQLNDAEFALLIAISIFSAGPTSRTRFRWRGCSTPTWRPCTPTSPSTTRTTP from the exons ATTCGGTTGTGGAACTGTGGAAGACTGAGACTGAAGATGTGGTGGACAGCCTGGGAAAGGTTGGCAGCAACTTCATCCTTGGGGAGGAAGTCAGTACTTCTCTTCCCAGTGGGGAAGACTCAGAGATGGGGCAGAATGCAGGACCCACATCCGTCTTGTTCCCCTGCTCAGAGGTTCATCCAGAGTCCACAG AGCGGCGGCCcctgaagaggaaaaagggaCCAGCCCCCAAGATGCTGGGGAACGAGGTCTGCAGTGTTTGTGGGGACAAGGCCTCTGGCTTCCACTACAACGTCTTGAGCTGTGAGGGGTGCAAGGGCTTCTTCCGCCGCAGTGTGATCAAGGGTGCCCGCTACACCTGCCACAGTGGCGGACACTGCCCCATGGACACCTACATGCGCAGGAAGTGCCAGGAATGCCGCCTGCGGAAGTGTCGCCAGGCGGGCATGCGGGAGCAGT GTGTCCTCTCGGAGGAGCAGATCCGCCTGAAGAAACTAAAGCGTCAGGAGGAAGAGCAAGGCCAGGCCTCACAGGCCCTGACCCCGCAGGCCCCCTCCCCACCTCTGGCCCTGCCCCAGCTCAGCCCCGAGCAGCGGGGCATGATCGAGAAGCTGGTGGCCGCCCAGCAGCAGTGTAACCAACGGTCCTTCTCTGACCGCCTCCGGGTCACG CCCTGGCCTCTGGCGCCAGACCCACAGAGCCGTGAGGCTCGGCAACAGCGTTTTGCCCACTTCACGGAGCTGGCCATCGTCTCAGTACAGGAGATTGTGGACTTTGCCAAACAGCTGCCCGGCTTCCTGCAGCTTAGCAGGGAAGACCAGATTGCCCTGCTCAAGACATCTACCATTGAG GTGATGCTTCTGGAGACATCCCGGAGATACAACCCTGGCAGTGAGAGCATCACCTTCCTCAAGGATTTCAGCTATAACCGAGATGATTTTGCCAAGGCAG GGCTGCAGGTGGAGTTCATCAACCCCATCTTTGAGTTCTCCCGAGCCATGAACGAGCTTCAGCTGAACGATGCCGAGTTTGCCCTGCTCATCGCCATCAGCATCTTCTCTGCAG GCCCAACGTCCAGGACCAGATTCAGGTGGAGAGGCTGCAGCACACCTACGTGGAGGCCCTGCACGCCTACGTCTCCATCCACCACCCGAAC GACCCCTTGA
- the NR1H3 gene encoding oxysterols receptor LXR-alpha isoform X3: MSSWLGPPVPNITPDSVVELWKTETEDVVDSLGKVGSNFILGEEVSTSLPSGEDSEMGQNAGPTSVLFPCSEVHPESTERRPLKRKKGPAPKMLGNEVCSVCGDKASGFHYNVLSCEGCKGFFRRSVIKGARYTCHSGGHCPMDTYMRRKCQECRLRKCRQAGMREQCVLSEEQIRLKKLKRQEEEQGQASQALTPQAPSPPLALPQLSPEQRGMIEKLVAAQQQCNQRSFSDRLRVTPWPLAPDPQSREARQQRFAHFTELAIVSVQEIVDFAKQLPGFLQLSREDQIALLKTSTIEVMLLETSRRYNPGSESITFLKDFSYNRDDFAKAGPSYSPTQCSLTNVMNNQRAAKWCLDRATDSGVRRT; this comes from the exons ATTCGGTTGTGGAACTGTGGAAGACTGAGACTGAAGATGTGGTGGACAGCCTGGGAAAGGTTGGCAGCAACTTCATCCTTGGGGAGGAAGTCAGTACTTCTCTTCCCAGTGGGGAAGACTCAGAGATGGGGCAGAATGCAGGACCCACATCCGTCTTGTTCCCCTGCTCAGAGGTTCATCCAGAGTCCACAG AGCGGCGGCCcctgaagaggaaaaagggaCCAGCCCCCAAGATGCTGGGGAACGAGGTCTGCAGTGTTTGTGGGGACAAGGCCTCTGGCTTCCACTACAACGTCTTGAGCTGTGAGGGGTGCAAGGGCTTCTTCCGCCGCAGTGTGATCAAGGGTGCCCGCTACACCTGCCACAGTGGCGGACACTGCCCCATGGACACCTACATGCGCAGGAAGTGCCAGGAATGCCGCCTGCGGAAGTGTCGCCAGGCGGGCATGCGGGAGCAGT GTGTCCTCTCGGAGGAGCAGATCCGCCTGAAGAAACTAAAGCGTCAGGAGGAAGAGCAAGGCCAGGCCTCACAGGCCCTGACCCCGCAGGCCCCCTCCCCACCTCTGGCCCTGCCCCAGCTCAGCCCCGAGCAGCGGGGCATGATCGAGAAGCTGGTGGCCGCCCAGCAGCAGTGTAACCAACGGTCCTTCTCTGACCGCCTCCGGGTCACG CCCTGGCCTCTGGCGCCAGACCCACAGAGCCGTGAGGCTCGGCAACAGCGTTTTGCCCACTTCACGGAGCTGGCCATCGTCTCAGTACAGGAGATTGTGGACTTTGCCAAACAGCTGCCCGGCTTCCTGCAGCTTAGCAGGGAAGACCAGATTGCCCTGCTCAAGACATCTACCATTGAG GTGATGCTTCTGGAGACATCCCGGAGATACAACCCTGGCAGTGAGAGCATCACCTTCCTCAAGGATTTCAGCTATAACCGAGATGATTTTGCCAAGGCAG GCCCTTCATACTCTCCAACCCAATGCAGCTTAACAAATGTTATGAACAATCAacgggcagctaagtggtgcttAGATAGAGccaccgactctggagtcaggaggacctga